One Alcaligenes ammonioxydans DNA segment encodes these proteins:
- a CDS encoding cytochrome P450: MLACVGFGIQEYGVMFGDFNLASPYAAYARLRQGPPLVWDANFCGGAWLVHRHQDVQAALRHPDLSVRRVGGWVSQAGAPPSPRLQAFKGLMARTLVFLDRPRHTRVRRVVNAAFSPQALRDIDRSIENRVTHLHSAFTNQLRHGPADLVEQVCRPLPALVMIDLLGLQQLPLAVFQSWSEQLARFIGQATPDLPLLMDTQDALLDMADFLGNSAKLQEGGLAWRLLHDEQLSLQGRRERLAQSCMLLFAGYETSRHLLSSLFQTLLDDASKLQDLLLNPQKIPAAIKELLRYDSPIQYTARRLMQDQHWHGQHLRKGQLLLLLLGAANRDPEVFSHPDDLDFSRNNQAELSMGYGIHHCLGAGLVQLEAKLVLEQFLPLLPRLQLAQRERIQLPAYRGWNRLLVHYRAMPS; the protein is encoded by the coding sequence ATGCTAGCCTGCGTTGGCTTTGGTATTCAGGAATACGGTGTCATGTTTGGCGATTTCAATCTTGCGTCTCCCTATGCGGCTTATGCCCGCCTTCGCCAGGGTCCGCCCTTGGTGTGGGATGCGAATTTCTGTGGCGGAGCCTGGCTGGTTCACAGACATCAGGATGTGCAGGCCGCTCTGCGCCATCCCGATCTCAGTGTGCGCCGTGTTGGCGGGTGGGTATCTCAGGCAGGAGCCCCTCCCTCCCCTCGTCTACAGGCTTTCAAGGGTTTGATGGCCAGGACGCTGGTTTTCCTGGATCGCCCCCGTCATACCCGCGTCAGGCGGGTTGTAAATGCTGCCTTCAGCCCGCAGGCGTTGCGGGACATAGACCGCAGCATTGAAAATCGCGTGACGCACCTTCATAGCGCTTTTACAAACCAGCTGCGCCACGGCCCAGCAGATCTGGTTGAGCAGGTCTGCCGACCGCTTCCGGCCTTGGTCATGATAGATCTGCTCGGTTTGCAGCAACTGCCTTTAGCTGTTTTTCAATCCTGGTCAGAGCAACTGGCACGTTTCATTGGGCAAGCCACGCCGGACCTACCTTTGTTAATGGATACGCAGGACGCCTTGCTGGATATGGCTGACTTTCTGGGGAACAGCGCCAAGCTGCAAGAAGGTGGGCTGGCCTGGCGACTTTTGCATGACGAGCAGCTCTCCCTTCAAGGCAGGCGCGAGCGTTTGGCACAGTCCTGTATGTTGCTCTTTGCAGGCTATGAAACCTCCCGGCATCTGCTGAGCTCCCTGTTTCAAACGCTGCTTGACGACGCCAGCAAGCTGCAGGACCTGCTGTTGAATCCGCAGAAAATTCCCGCAGCGATCAAAGAGCTGCTGCGTTACGACAGCCCGATTCAATACACGGCAAGACGCTTGATGCAGGACCAACACTGGCACGGTCAGCATTTGCGCAAAGGTCAACTACTGCTGTTGCTCTTGGGTGCTGCTAACCGGGACCCGGAAGTTTTTTCCCATCCCGACGACCTGGACTTCAGCCGCAACAATCAGGCCGAATTGTCCATGGGTTACGGGATTCATCATTGCCTGGGTGCGGGTTTGGTGCAGTTGGAGGCCAAATTGGTACTTGAGCAGTTCCTGCCTTTGCTGCCTCGCCTGCAATTGGCTCAAAGAGAGCGTATTCAGCTTCCCGCCTACAGGGGCTGGAACCGCCTGCTGGTTCACTACCGGGCCATGCCGTCATGA
- a CDS encoding benzoate/H(+) symporter BenE family transporter, whose protein sequence is MSTSRSSSSYLVSDLIPPIVAGLISVIVNYGGTFILVFQAAKVAGLSPELTASWVWSISIGVGVTGLLLSWVSREPIITAWSTPAAAFLVTALASTPYQEAIGAYLISAAAFVVLGLSSYFERLIRLIPNGIAAGLLAGILLQFGIGAFGSMTLDPTLAGLLILAYLVIKRFSARYAVVGILILGLTFLLLEQRVDLSGLKLELAAPVFTMPVFTLNALLSVALPLFLITLTGQYMPGMLVLRNDGFRTSANPIVWVTGLGSLIMAPFGSHAMNVAAITAAICTGPEAHQDPSKRWVAGMAAGVFYILVGVFGLTLAAVFMTFPATFITTLAGLALLGTIGGSLAGAMADIKSREAALITFLASAANITLFGIGGAFWGLVIGLLAYFILNGTLPQRKTEKLATEGVPAASDAR, encoded by the coding sequence ATGTCTACCTCACGATCATCCTCATCCTATTTAGTCAGCGATTTGATCCCGCCCATTGTAGCCGGTCTGATCTCGGTCATCGTCAACTACGGCGGCACTTTTATTCTGGTTTTCCAGGCCGCCAAAGTCGCCGGCCTCAGCCCCGAGCTGACTGCCTCCTGGGTCTGGTCAATTTCTATTGGTGTGGGCGTGACAGGTCTGCTCCTGAGTTGGGTCTCGCGCGAGCCCATCATCACCGCCTGGTCCACTCCGGCCGCCGCCTTTCTGGTCACGGCGCTGGCCAGCACGCCGTATCAGGAAGCAATCGGCGCCTACCTGATCTCGGCAGCGGCGTTTGTCGTCCTGGGCCTGTCATCCTACTTCGAGCGCCTGATCCGCCTGATTCCCAACGGTATTGCCGCCGGTCTGCTGGCGGGGATTCTGTTGCAATTTGGCATAGGGGCATTTGGCAGCATGACGCTGGACCCGACACTGGCAGGCCTGCTGATTCTGGCCTATCTGGTCATCAAGCGATTCTCGGCCCGCTATGCCGTGGTCGGCATTCTGATTCTGGGCCTGACATTTCTACTCCTGGAGCAGCGCGTCGACCTGAGCGGCCTGAAACTGGAGCTGGCCGCGCCCGTGTTCACCATGCCGGTGTTCACGCTCAATGCCTTGCTGAGCGTAGCCTTACCCTTGTTTCTGATCACGCTGACCGGCCAATACATGCCCGGCATGCTGGTCTTGCGCAACGATGGCTTTCGTACCAGCGCCAACCCAATTGTGTGGGTCACCGGCCTAGGCTCGCTCATCATGGCCCCCTTCGGCTCCCACGCCATGAACGTAGCCGCTATTACCGCGGCCATCTGCACGGGCCCGGAAGCACACCAGGACCCATCCAAACGCTGGGTAGCCGGCATGGCAGCCGGAGTGTTCTACATTCTGGTAGGTGTGTTTGGGCTAACGCTGGCCGCTGTATTCATGACCTTCCCCGCGACCTTTATCACCACGCTGGCGGGATTAGCGCTGTTGGGCACCATAGGTGGCAGCCTGGCGGGGGCCATGGCCGATATCAAATCACGTGAAGCAGCCTTGATCACCTTTTTAGCTTCAGCGGCCAATATCACCCTGTTCGGGATTGGCGGAGCATTCTGGGGACTGGTGATTGGCCTGCTGGCGTACTTCATTTTGAATGGGACGTTGCCGCAGCGTAAAACGGAAAAGCTGGCTACTGAAGGAGTCCCCGCGGCTTCTGATGCTCGGTGA
- a CDS encoding JmjC domain-containing protein — protein MNIDQPLTLLGGISAHEFMQTYWQRKPLLIRGAIPNFKHSLSIDNIRELVTREEVESRLIIHDGEDWEMETGPFDELPPVSQPNWTALAQSVDLHDDNTAALMRQFRFIGDARLDDAMISIASDGGGVGPHFDSYDVFLLQAHGKRHWRISQQKDLSLVPDLPLKILRNFQVEEEFTLEPGDMLYLPPHVAHDGIAIGDCMTISIGFRSPTQATLARGLMDAASDQLAAASGEGFGLYADPPMPMPEAMQQRYTDPDAQASTTPAALPENLIQKSLDALNAIRFDEALASRFLGVWLTELPSNSWFDIAEDPVDLHDPVLPEGRLALDRCSRMMYRGDELYINGEVAPCPASPALKLLADQRELPTSGDAFAELDEDELEMLNAWLDDGWLQFKEN, from the coding sequence ATGAATATCGACCAGCCATTGACCCTTTTGGGCGGCATCAGCGCGCATGAGTTCATGCAAACCTACTGGCAACGTAAACCCTTATTGATACGCGGCGCCATCCCTAATTTCAAGCACTCGCTGAGCATCGACAATATCCGTGAACTGGTGACACGCGAAGAAGTCGAGTCCCGTCTGATTATCCATGACGGTGAGGACTGGGAAATGGAAACCGGACCATTTGACGAGCTGCCGCCTGTCTCCCAACCCAACTGGACTGCGCTGGCCCAAAGCGTGGATTTGCACGATGACAATACTGCCGCGCTGATGCGACAGTTCCGCTTCATCGGTGATGCTCGTCTGGACGATGCCATGATCAGCATCGCCTCTGATGGCGGTGGCGTAGGCCCGCATTTCGACAGCTACGACGTGTTCCTGCTGCAAGCCCACGGCAAGCGTCACTGGCGCATCAGCCAGCAAAAAGACCTAAGCCTGGTGCCTGACCTGCCCTTGAAGATTTTGCGCAATTTCCAGGTAGAAGAAGAGTTCACCCTGGAACCCGGCGATATGCTGTATCTGCCCCCGCACGTAGCACATGACGGGATTGCGATTGGCGACTGCATGACGATTTCCATCGGCTTTCGCTCGCCTACTCAGGCAACGCTGGCCCGTGGCTTGATGGATGCCGCATCGGATCAACTGGCCGCTGCCAGCGGCGAAGGCTTTGGCCTGTACGCCGACCCACCGATGCCCATGCCCGAGGCCATGCAGCAGCGCTACACCGACCCGGATGCACAGGCCAGCACCACCCCTGCCGCCTTGCCGGAAAACCTGATTCAAAAGTCGCTGGATGCATTGAACGCCATTCGTTTTGATGAAGCGCTGGCCTCACGGTTCCTGGGCGTCTGGCTGACCGAATTGCCCAGTAATAGCTGGTTTGACATTGCCGAAGACCCGGTGGATCTGCACGATCCCGTGCTGCCTGAAGGCCGCTTGGCTTTGGACCGCTGCTCGCGCATGATGTACCGCGGCGATGAGCTGTATATCAACGGTGAAGTCGCCCCCTGCCCTGCCAGCCCGGCGCTGAAATTGTTGGCTGATCAGCGTGAGCTCCCCACTTCTGGCGATGCTTTTGCAGAGCTGGATGAGGACGAACTGGAAATGCTGAATGCCTGGCTGGACGACGGCTGGCTGCAGTTCAAGGAAAACTGA